One Aerosakkonema funiforme FACHB-1375 genomic region harbors:
- a CDS encoding glycosyltransferase, with product MIYFVTVNYYSSGFIADLISSIRRGDFDKQSGGQTDNADTPALKIIVINNSPDDESLYDLIDDNILILEAGTNLGFGKACNLGLNWIYTQDSQAIVWIINPDTQLLPGALEKVPAFFTANPQLSIVGTIVYTPTGEVWFAGGEFIEKNGAIICKTTLNDRTTLAYLETDWVSGCSLLLNLQHFQTCPQFDPDYFLYYEDFDFCRRYAKEGHLIAIAPQIAVVHQPSSITGKNILTKFKHSTYSYLLTVGRYSKKTILILRLTRLVFHAIILMPVKPQIGFGKLHGVWLYLRRVFT from the coding sequence GTGATTTACTTCGTAACGGTTAACTATTATTCCAGCGGTTTTATCGCTGATTTAATCAGTTCAATTCGTAGGGGTGATTTTGACAAACAATCTGGCGGACAGACAGACAATGCAGATACACCCGCCCTTAAAATTATTGTCATCAATAATTCGCCTGATGATGAATCATTGTATGATTTGATAGATGATAATATCCTGATTCTTGAAGCTGGAACTAATCTCGGTTTTGGGAAAGCCTGCAATTTAGGATTAAACTGGATTTATACTCAAGACTCCCAGGCGATTGTTTGGATTATAAATCCCGATACACAGCTACTTCCGGGCGCTTTAGAGAAAGTGCCAGCTTTTTTTACGGCAAATCCGCAGCTTTCAATTGTCGGTACGATCGTCTACACGCCAACTGGTGAAGTTTGGTTTGCTGGCGGCGAATTTATTGAAAAAAATGGGGCAATTATCTGCAAAACAACTTTAAACGATCGCACAACTTTGGCATATTTAGAAACTGATTGGGTTAGCGGTTGCAGTTTATTACTAAATTTACAACATTTTCAGACTTGTCCTCAATTCGATCCAGATTACTTCCTTTATTATGAAGATTTTGATTTTTGCAGACGCTACGCCAAAGAGGGACATTTAATTGCGATCGCACCTCAAATTGCCGTAGTTCACCAACCTTCGTCAATTACTGGCAAAAATATTTTAACCAAATTTAAGCACAGTACCTACAGCTATTTATTAACTGTCGGACGTTATAGCAAAAAAACAATTTTAATCCTGAGATTGACTCGGCTTGTTTTCCATGCCATCATCTTAATGCCAGTCAAACCGCAAATTGGTTTTGGTAAGCTTCACGGGGTATGGCTTTATTTGAGGAGAGTGTTTACTTGA
- a CDS encoding glucose-1-phosphate thymidylyltransferase, which yields MKALILSGGKGTRLRPLTYTGAKQLVPVANKPILWYGIEGIVAAGVTDIGIIISPETGEEVKTKTGNGELFGAKITYILQEQPAGLAHAVKVAQPFLGDSPFIMYLGDNLIQSDLNLFLERFKSQQTDALILLRQVSNPSAFGVAEVDGNGRVLHLVEKPKVPPSNLALVGIYFFAKTIHDAIASIQPSARGELEITDAIQCLIDRQKKVEACQLEGWWLDTGKKDDLLEANRIILDTTCLTKSIEGEVDTQSQVIGRVQIGQGTKLVNCTVRGPAIIGRDCYLEDCFIGPYSSIGNNVTLIDVEVDHSVILQSAKVVGIHQRIVDSVIGQRAQLTVTPQRPKALRFMIGDDSQIELT from the coding sequence ATGAAAGCACTAATTCTATCCGGCGGTAAAGGAACTCGTCTGCGACCTCTCACTTACACGGGTGCGAAACAACTCGTTCCCGTCGCCAATAAACCAATCCTTTGGTACGGAATTGAAGGTATTGTCGCAGCTGGCGTTACCGATATCGGTATTATTATCAGTCCGGAAACTGGCGAGGAAGTGAAAACTAAAACTGGAAATGGGGAACTTTTCGGCGCAAAAATTACGTACATCCTTCAGGAACAACCAGCAGGTTTAGCCCACGCAGTTAAAGTCGCCCAACCATTTTTAGGTGACTCGCCCTTCATTATGTATTTGGGCGATAATTTGATTCAAAGCGATTTAAATCTATTTTTGGAAAGGTTTAAATCGCAGCAGACAGATGCTTTAATTCTGCTGCGACAAGTTTCTAATCCATCGGCTTTTGGTGTGGCAGAAGTTGATGGGAATGGACGAGTTTTGCATTTGGTGGAAAAACCGAAAGTTCCGCCTTCTAATTTGGCGCTGGTGGGAATTTACTTTTTTGCTAAGACGATTCACGATGCGATCGCCTCTATTCAGCCCTCTGCCCGTGGCGAATTGGAAATCACTGACGCCATTCAATGTTTGATCGATCGACAGAAAAAAGTAGAAGCTTGTCAGTTAGAAGGTTGGTGGTTAGATACCGGGAAAAAAGACGATTTGTTAGAAGCAAACCGGATTATTCTCGATACTACTTGTCTCACAAAATCTATTGAAGGTGAAGTAGATACCCAAAGTCAGGTAATTGGGCGGGTGCAAATTGGGCAAGGAACTAAACTTGTTAATTGTACTGTTCGCGGCCCAGCTATTATCGGTAGGGATTGCTATTTAGAAGATTGTTTTATTGGCCCTTACAGTAGTATTGGCAATAATGTCACTTTGATTGATGTTGAAGTCGATCACAGTGTCATTTTACAAAGTGCTAAAGTGGTAGGAATTCATCAACGCATTGTTGATAGCGTGATCGGACAACGCGCCCAGTTAACAGTAACTCCCCAACGCCCAAAAGCTTTGCGCTTTATGATTGGCGATGACAGTCAAATTGAACTAACGTGA